One part of the Mangrovibacillus cuniculi genome encodes these proteins:
- a CDS encoding NERD domain-containing protein, translating to MKKEIMIILAIIVLLPILFFLAPTIFALLLVTGVIMLKLRYSVIKGAIGEWYVNKTLSKLGTNYKIYHDLYVPNGVGGTTQVDHVVTSPYGIFVIETKHYQGWIFGKENQKYWTQTIYKRKEKLFNPIWQNYSHIQAIKKYIAKEDFEFIYSIIAFSQNSTFKFKDDFTSARVIQFPKLIKVIKEWNVQRISASELKEIDRILEGLIITDKNQKKKVKKKHVVDIKNNRKEKLRKEKEDFKQNVCPKCGGGLTMKKGKYGSFYGCSNFPKCRYTKQVS from the coding sequence GTGAAAAAAGAAATTATGATAATACTAGCCATTATTGTTCTTTTACCTATCCTGTTCTTCTTAGCCCCTACCATATTTGCTCTCCTGCTTGTAACTGGAGTCATAATGTTGAAGTTAAGGTATTCAGTTATTAAAGGTGCGATAGGAGAGTGGTATGTAAATAAAACACTAAGTAAACTAGGAACGAATTATAAAATATACCACGATCTATATGTGCCAAATGGTGTAGGTGGTACTACCCAAGTTGATCATGTAGTTACATCACCGTATGGAATATTTGTAATTGAAACGAAGCATTATCAAGGTTGGATATTTGGGAAGGAAAATCAGAAATATTGGACTCAGACAATCTATAAACGGAAAGAAAAGTTGTTTAATCCAATCTGGCAAAATTATAGTCATATACAAGCAATTAAAAAGTACATAGCTAAAGAAGACTTTGAGTTTATATATTCTATTATTGCCTTCTCTCAAAACTCTACTTTCAAGTTCAAGGATGATTTTACATCAGCTAGGGTTATTCAATTTCCAAAATTAATAAAAGTCATTAAGGAGTGGAATGTTCAAAGGATTAGTGCTTCTGAGTTAAAAGAAATTGATCGAATACTTGAAGGTTTAATCATTACAGATAAGAACCAGAAGAAAAAGGTTAAGAAAAAGCATGTAGTAGATATAAAAAATAACCGTAAAGAAAAGCTTCGGAAAGAAAAAGAGGATTTTAAACAAAATGTCTGTCCCAAGTGTGGTGGCGGATTAACTATGAAGAAAGGGAAGTACGGCTCTTTTTACGGTTGCAGCAACTTCCCGAAATGTAGGTATACTAAGCAAGTTTCATAA
- a CDS encoding DUF2750 domain-containing protein — MSFGFTIDSKKRYDAFLRKVVENKKVWGLEHNGMWCVCESTEYEDTLVMPFWSDEAYARQCNINEWSHYKPTPIPLEIFLSNWIYGMNEEGHMVGVNWNSKLIGVEVEPFDLLDEIERRLANN; from the coding sequence ATGTCATTCGGTTTCACTATTGATTCTAAAAAACGTTATGATGCGTTTCTAAGAAAAGTAGTAGAAAACAAAAAAGTTTGGGGCTTAGAACACAACGGAATGTGGTGTGTATGCGAATCTACTGAATATGAAGATACACTAGTTATGCCATTTTGGTCTGATGAAGCATATGCTCGTCAGTGCAATATCAATGAGTGGTCCCATTATAAACCAACTCCAATACCATTAGAGATATTCTTAAGTAATTGGATATACGGAATGAACGAAGAGGGACACATGGTTGGAGTAAATTGGAACTCTAAGCTAATTGGAGTTGAAGTGGAACCATTTGATTTACTTGACGAGATAGAAAGGAGATTAGCCAACAACTAA
- a CDS encoding Fic family protein, translating into MTLFAQFESIHPFLDGNGRLGRILIALYLLQTKIIETPFFFLSEELEKEKFRYYSMLNGVRGIGKKEPDWASWITFFLDTAERMAKHQFAKLDEAENLYEGGLQSFEQPSIAKVWGAMFEVPIATVPQLEKITGLAQGTIRKSLSYLVEKNMIFTDERIRHKRYYHYDLIRIMTE; encoded by the coding sequence TTGACACTTTTTGCTCAGTTTGAATCTATTCATCCATTTCTAGATGGGAATGGAAGATTGGGTAGGATTCTAATTGCCCTCTATCTATTACAAACAAAAATAATTGAAACGCCTTTTTTCTTTTTAAGTGAAGAGTTAGAAAAAGAAAAGTTTAGATATTATAGTATGTTAAACGGGGTCAGAGGTATTGGAAAAAAAGAACCTGATTGGGCAAGTTGGATTACATTCTTCTTAGATACTGCGGAGAGAATGGCAAAACACCAATTTGCAAAACTAGATGAGGCAGAAAACTTATATGAAGGAGGGCTTCAGTCATTTGAACAGCCTTCTATTGCTAAAGTGTGGGGAGCCATGTTTGAAGTCCCAATAGCAACAGTACCTCAACTAGAAAAAATAACTGGATTAGCGCAGGGAACCATTAGAAAAAGTCTTTCCTATCTAGTAGAAAAGAACATGATCTTCACAGATGAGCGTATACGTCATAAACGTTACTATCATTATGATCTTATACGGATAATGACAGAATAG
- the galE gene encoding UDP-glucose 4-epimerase GalE — protein MKKVLVTGGTGYIGSHTCVELLASRYEVVIVDNLSNSTRDVVERIERISTSRVTFYEGDVTVEAEVRQLFEAHDFVGVIHFAGYKAVGESVQQPVMYYQNNLVSTMLLAKYCTLFGVNKFVFSSSATVYGDNQVPFHEGLSLLPTTNPYGETKAMSERILTDVANVTPDLGVSILRYFNPVGAHESGEIGEAPNGIPNNLMPFVTQVARGKRDKLMVFGNDYDTVDGTGVRDYIHVVDLAKGHLAALENLTAGVHMYNLGTGKGTSVLELVHAFQEATGVTIPYEIVERRAGDIAECYADVTKAERELGWRAEKGIYEMCRDAWGFESRLGALVVE, from the coding sequence ATGAAGAAAGTATTGGTTACTGGTGGAACGGGATATATTGGATCTCATACTTGTGTAGAGTTACTTGCTAGTAGATATGAGGTAGTGATAGTGGATAATTTAAGTAACAGTACTCGTGACGTAGTGGAGCGAATTGAACGTATTTCTACTAGTCGTGTTACCTTTTATGAAGGAGATGTGACGGTAGAAGCAGAAGTTCGACAGTTGTTTGAAGCACATGACTTTGTTGGTGTTATTCACTTTGCTGGATACAAGGCAGTAGGAGAGTCTGTGCAACAACCTGTCATGTATTATCAAAACAATCTTGTTAGTACAATGCTGTTGGCGAAGTACTGTACCTTGTTTGGGGTAAACAAGTTTGTGTTTAGTTCTTCTGCGACGGTGTATGGAGATAATCAAGTTCCTTTCCATGAAGGATTATCTTTACTACCTACCACTAATCCTTATGGTGAAACAAAAGCAATGAGTGAACGCATTTTAACAGATGTTGCTAATGTGACACCGGATCTAGGAGTGTCTATTCTTCGTTACTTTAATCCAGTTGGAGCACATGAAAGCGGAGAGATTGGAGAAGCACCAAATGGTATTCCGAATAACCTAATGCCGTTTGTCACTCAAGTGGCAAGAGGGAAGAGAGATAAGTTAATGGTGTTTGGAAATGACTATGACACAGTAGATGGTACCGGTGTACGTGATTACATTCATGTTGTGGATCTTGCTAAAGGGCATTTAGCAGCGTTAGAGAACTTAACTGCTGGGGTGCATATGTATAATTTAGGTACTGGTAAGGGCACGAGTGTGTTGGAGTTAGTTCATGCTTTTCAAGAAGCTACTGGTGTAACGATTCCTTATGAGATTGTGGAACGTCGTGCTGGGGATATTGCGGAGTGTTATGCGGATGTTACTAAGGCGGAGCGAGAGCTTGGGTGGCGTGCGGAGAAAGGGATTTATGAGATGTGTCGGGATGCTTGGGGGTTTGAGAGTAGGTTGGGCGCTCTAGTTGTTGAGTAA
- a CDS encoding lipopolysaccharide biosynthesis protein, producing MSKVKRFFATSGIYFIGSVLSKLIGILLLPLYTSQFSPDEFGSYDLVVTLISFFAPIAFFQIWDGMFRFSFDKHKSNEKYSVISNSFSVLALGVFIYTIIYTLVYNQLDFEHALLIFFYGISIAIQYQYTFISRAFLRNKLFIVTGLINSLLNAIFNIILILWFDLGIESLYVAAILGISVQVAIIELRLNPLKNFRLDKLNIQQQLDMIKFSIPLCIAAVSYWMLSGYTKVVISQQLGTSANGLYAIASKFTAMITMVISVFQYAWNEIAYLMSADGDRKSKYKKSITYIFKVVIIGSGIFMLLIKIIFPYIIDPAYHNAISIVPLSLIGVAANAFANFVGTIFMAEKRTRWIFWTTVVAAGINVICLWIFIPIWGLQGAVGALSLSFVAIAIFRLYATSKLFDIKLDSTNLLYIFFLAIITYIFFAIDNILILFISIIVLISIATFSLREILFALLRTIKLKK from the coding sequence ATGAGTAAAGTTAAGAGATTTTTTGCAACGTCAGGGATTTACTTTATTGGAAGTGTATTATCTAAATTGATAGGGATTTTGTTACTTCCCTTATATACCAGTCAATTTTCGCCAGACGAATTTGGGTCTTATGATCTAGTAGTTACCCTTATTAGTTTTTTCGCTCCTATAGCCTTTTTTCAGATCTGGGATGGAATGTTTAGATTTTCTTTTGATAAACATAAATCAAATGAAAAATATAGTGTTATTTCGAATTCCTTTTCTGTTTTAGCTCTTGGTGTTTTCATTTATACAATTATTTACACTTTAGTATATAATCAATTAGATTTTGAGCATGCACTATTAATTTTCTTTTATGGAATATCAATTGCAATACAATATCAATATACATTTATTTCAAGGGCTTTTCTAAGAAACAAGCTATTTATTGTAACAGGTTTAATAAATAGCTTATTAAATGCGATTTTTAATATAATCCTAATACTTTGGTTTGACTTGGGTATAGAATCACTATATGTAGCAGCTATTTTAGGTATTTCAGTACAAGTGGCAATAATTGAATTGAGGCTAAATCCACTTAAGAATTTTCGCCTTGATAAACTTAATATCCAACAACAATTAGATATGATTAAATTTTCAATCCCTCTTTGTATTGCTGCTGTATCTTACTGGATGCTCAGTGGTTATACAAAGGTAGTTATATCACAACAACTAGGAACCTCTGCAAATGGACTATATGCTATAGCCAGTAAGTTCACTGCGATGATAACTATGGTGATATCAGTTTTTCAATATGCATGGAATGAAATAGCTTACTTAATGTCGGCGGATGGTGATAGAAAAAGCAAATATAAAAAAAGTATTACGTATATTTTTAAAGTTGTAATAATCGGTAGTGGGATATTCATGTTGCTCATTAAAATAATATTTCCATATATTATTGATCCAGCTTATCATAATGCAATAAGTATAGTACCGTTATCTTTAATTGGAGTAGCTGCTAATGCTTTTGCTAACTTTGTTGGCACTATTTTCATGGCAGAAAAAAGAACTAGATGGATTTTTTGGACGACTGTTGTTGCTGCAGGTATAAACGTTATTTGTTTATGGATATTTATTCCGATTTGGGGGCTTCAAGGGGCTGTTGGGGCACTAAGTCTATCATTTGTTGCTATCGCAATTTTCCGTCTTTATGCAACTAGTAAACTTTTCGATATTAAGTTAGATTCAACCAATTTACTTTATATTTTTTTTTTAGCAATCATTACTTATATATTCTTTGCAATTGATAACATATTGATCTTATTTATTTCTATAATAGTTTTAATCTCTATTGCTACTTTTAGTTTGCGTGAGATTCTTTTTGCTTTATTGAGGACTATTAAACTTAAGAAATAA